A window of the Falco rusticolus isolate bFalRus1 chromosome 1, bFalRus1.pri, whole genome shotgun sequence genome harbors these coding sequences:
- the ABHD15 gene encoding LOW QUALITY PROTEIN: protein ABHD15 (The sequence of the model RefSeq protein was modified relative to this genomic sequence to represent the inferred CDS: inserted 2 bases in 2 codons) → MVSLEGLVAVAAVLTGLALLAGRLWAGRLAEPGGWREEEEEGVSFITEDGSGRCRLLCKPSALAQHLVRSLGRSAALWGGHWPWPRWPQLQMLQQLLQPPSPAPVVARELLQLPDTGLVALDWLVGPWGVTGGGGGGPSPVLLLIPNATGKVTGGLLQLGLRALERGFIPVIFNRRGHNGCPLTTPRLQPFGXPGDLREAVTYLRCRHPTASLLAVSEGSGSGLLLAYLGERGSSSHLAAAACLSPVFRGRDWFEAGMPWLYEWPLLLHLKQGLSRYAGSLAEALDVDRVLGSRSLRELEEALFCQTKSHPTSWEAYWERNEPLRDADEAAVPVLCLCSTDDPVRGPPARSLPLELFRSSPYFFLLLTPRGGHCGFPRXDPGRCWGHEAVLEYFRAMGEFLRAEERRKGLLRSRRLGGPTGEPPVFTWQRSYTRLAAGRGSPCRGGGVGVSERQTDTPCTKITLFTVDFFF, encoded by the exons ATGGTGTCCCTCGAGGGTTTGGTGGCCGTGGCCGCCGTGCTCACCGGCCTGGCTCTCCTGGCTGGGCGCCTTTGGGCAGGGAGGCTGGCGGAGCCCGgaggctggagagaggaggaggaagagggggtCTCCTTCATCACCGAGGATGGCTCGGGGCGCTGCCGGCTGCTGTGCAAGCCCTCGGCGCTGGCCCAGCACCTGGTGCGGAGCTTGGGGCGCTCAGCGGCGTTGTGGGGGGGCCACTGGCCGTGGCCGCGCTGGCCCCAGCtccagatgctgcagcagctcctgcagccgcCCTCGCCAGCGCCGGTGGTGGCCCgggagctcctgcagctgcctgacacGGGGCTGGTGGCCCTGGACTGGCTGGTGGGGCCATGGGGGGTGACaggtggcggcggggggggcccCAGCCCGGTGCTGCTGCTCATCCCCAACGCCACCGGCAAGGTGAcgggggggctgctgcagctggggttGCGGGCGCTGGAGCGGGGCTTCATCCCCGTCATCTTCAACCGCCGGGGCCACAACGGCTGCCCCCTTACCACCCCCCGGCTCCAGCCCTTCG GACCCGGGGACCTGCGGGAGGCAGTGACCTACCTGCGCTGCCGGCACCCCACGGCCTCGCTGCTGGCCGTCAGCGAGGGCTCGGGCTCGGGGCTGCTGCTCGCCTACCTGGGGGAGCGCGGCTCCTCCAGCCACctggccgccgccgcctgcctcTCCCCCGTCTTCCGTGGCCGGGACTGGTTTGAGGCCGGGATGCCCTGGCTCTACGAGTGGCCGCTGCTCCTGCACCTCAAGCAAGGACTCAGCAG GTACGCGGGGTCCCTGGCCGAGGCGCTGGACgtggacagggtgctgggcagccgCTCGCTGCGGGAGCTGGAGGAAGCCCTCTTCTGCCAGACCAAGAGCCACCCCACCAGCTGGGAGGCTTACTGGGAGCGCAACGAGCCCCTGCGCGACGCCGACGAGGCCGCTGTGCCGgtgctgtgcctctgcagcaccGACGACCCCGTCCGCGgccccccggcccgcagccTGCCCCTCGAGCTCTTCCGCAGCAGCCCCTacttcttcctgctgctgacCCCGCGCGGTGGGCACTGCGGCTTCCCCC GGGACCCCGGCCGCTGCTGGGGCCACGAGGCCGTGCTGGAGTATTTCAGGGCCATGGGCGAGTTTCTGCGGGCAGAGGAGCGGAGGAAGGGGCTGCTGCGGTCCCGCAGGTTGGGGGGGCCCACCGGCGAGCCCCCCGTCTTCACCTGGCAGAGGTCCTACACCCGGTTAGCAGCGGGGCGGGGGTCCCCgtgcaggggtgggggagtgggggtcTCAGAAAGGCAGACAGACACTCCGTGTactaaaattactttatttacagttgatttttttttttaa